The proteins below come from a single Treponema phagedenis genomic window:
- a CDS encoding DegT/DnrJ/EryC1/StrS family aminotransferase has protein sequence MKNRTVPFFKPSFTTEEEEAVCRVLRSGWLTTAKEALDFEKEFADFVGAKHALAVNSATSGLLLSMHAAGITAGTKILTSPYTFISTATTALHLGGGIVYADIEPDSYNISPEQIEEKLKRDPQIKAIVPIHIAGNVCNMREINRLAKQYGVAVIEDAAHSFPSKTAQGYAGTLGTLGVFSFYATKTITTGEGGMVCTNDDALAKRISVLRSHGINRTIWDRYTDSKASWVYDVSDLGWKCNLPDILAAIGRVQLRKAESFFQKRKAIAEQFNKAFSQYDFLQTPPDGDGNAWHLYLLRLVPEKISVTREAFAQALQEKGLGISVHFIPHFEFTYIKEQLGVQAKDFPQAAAKYANTITLPFWPDMSDEDIAYVIDTVIQTGKEFAR, from the coding sequence ATGAAAAACAGAACGGTTCCTTTTTTTAAGCCCTCATTTACAACCGAAGAAGAAGAGGCGGTTTGCCGCGTGTTGCGCTCGGGCTGGCTTACAACGGCAAAAGAAGCGCTTGATTTTGAAAAAGAATTCGCGGATTTTGTCGGGGCAAAGCATGCGCTTGCGGTGAATTCAGCGACAAGCGGGCTGCTTCTTTCCATGCATGCGGCGGGTATTACCGCAGGCACAAAAATATTGACCAGCCCTTATACTTTTATATCCACCGCGACAACTGCCTTGCATCTTGGCGGCGGTATTGTGTATGCGGATATTGAACCGGATTCGTATAATATCAGCCCCGAACAAATAGAAGAAAAGCTCAAACGTGACCCGCAGATAAAAGCGATTGTGCCTATTCATATTGCGGGGAATGTGTGTAATATGCGGGAAATAAATCGGCTTGCCAAGCAGTACGGGGTTGCCGTAATAGAAGATGCCGCTCATTCATTTCCTTCAAAGACAGCGCAGGGTTATGCCGGTACCTTAGGCACTCTGGGCGTTTTTTCCTTTTATGCAACCAAGACTATAACTACCGGAGAGGGGGGCATGGTGTGTACAAATGATGATGCACTTGCAAAAAGAATCTCGGTGCTTCGCTCTCACGGTATTAACCGGACAATTTGGGATCGCTATACGGATAGCAAAGCTTCTTGGGTGTATGATGTGAGCGACCTTGGTTGGAAGTGTAATCTTCCCGATATTCTTGCCGCAATTGGCAGAGTGCAGTTGCGGAAAGCGGAAAGTTTTTTCCAAAAGCGAAAAGCTATTGCCGAACAATTCAACAAAGCTTTTTCTCAATATGATTTTTTGCAAACGCCGCCCGACGGGGACGGAAACGCATGGCATTTATATCTTTTGCGCCTTGTGCCTGAAAAAATTTCCGTAACGCGGGAAGCTTTTGCGCAAGCTTTGCAGGAAAAAGGCTTGGGGATTTCGGTTCATTTTATACCTCATTTTGAATTTACCTATATAAAAGAACAGCTCGGCGTGCAGGCAAAAGACTTCCCGCAGGCGGCGGCAAAATACGCAAATACCATAACCTTGCCGTTTTGGCCTGATATGAGCGATGAAGATATTGCCTATGTGATTGATACGGTTATTCAAACAGGAAAGGAATTTGCGCGATAA
- a CDS encoding molybdopterin cofactor-binding domain-containing protein, which translates to MKKFVSDIHFENEYFSLLIRSPIAEGVLLGIDVPELPENCFFYSAKDVPGINKIEVFGSSIPIFAGPELNYKGESIGILVGNNLKTLYDVSKQFVIRAQSTPTEEFEKPIDFFDYPKFAHESRSYNNADGILDSADTIIYSSTVFEPQYHYFAELPIVKACPGNKTLSVYASSQWAAHVKKSVSEALKMPEKNIDFFSQAEGEALDGKIWFPSLMAAQVAVAAWLSGKPVSLGLSLKEYYAFAPKTPKIIIQHKTALSKNNEIEAMRTFILIEAGAYSPLIKIMISQMLAAANADYFIPAYTIEAIAVKSNDGMTDIFNGWGGAYVNNALEKHINEICSQLNVMPDEWRLKNMQHAAVKQYQNAKASAASVFSDLLKTVCQNSDFYRKYNVYNFLNSKREKRDPHAWRGTGIAIGFQYNGVQAIIDEGFTYAVEITLDTNSKIYVKTDTISETMQKILKKDIAKKLSVEENTIVFEEKEASAASLMTASAEIIIIPDLIDKCVKTIQGQRFRKPLPITVQKRYRKPRRAKTKDQAKDESFLSKTPAACAIELEMDPVCQDIQVKGVWLACMPGALYSKRAALTEIHKNIITALSKVNSEIIRKKTGVMQNNSIINAKDIPPIHIYLLESQSKPLGTNMIAEGIIHAAYLSALSQVLINTENHLIIAPSLTSNADNNEPLEETENEN; encoded by the coding sequence ATGAAAAAGTTTGTTTCCGATATTCATTTTGAAAACGAGTATTTTTCTCTGCTTATCAGATCTCCTATAGCGGAAGGAGTGTTGCTCGGCATTGATGTGCCGGAATTGCCTGAAAACTGTTTTTTTTATTCGGCGAAAGATGTTCCCGGAATCAATAAAATTGAAGTTTTCGGTTCTTCTATTCCCATATTCGCGGGGCCGGAGCTTAATTATAAAGGAGAGTCGATAGGAATTCTTGTCGGGAATAATCTTAAAACTTTGTACGATGTTTCAAAACAATTTGTTATTCGTGCACAAAGTACGCCAACCGAAGAATTTGAAAAACCGATAGACTTTTTTGATTATCCGAAATTTGCCCATGAAAGCCGTTCATACAATAATGCTGACGGAATCCTGGATTCTGCGGATACAATAATATACTCTTCTACCGTATTTGAACCGCAATATCATTATTTTGCAGAACTGCCGATTGTCAAAGCTTGTCCCGGCAATAAAACACTCTCAGTATATGCAAGTTCTCAGTGGGCTGCTCATGTAAAAAAGTCTGTGAGCGAAGCTCTTAAAATGCCCGAAAAAAATATAGACTTTTTTTCACAAGCCGAAGGAGAAGCTCTGGATGGAAAAATCTGGTTTCCAAGCTTAATGGCGGCTCAAGTTGCAGTTGCCGCGTGGCTATCGGGGAAGCCTGTTAGCTTAGGTCTTTCTTTAAAAGAGTATTATGCATTTGCCCCCAAAACTCCAAAAATAATTATCCAACATAAAACCGCTCTTTCAAAAAACAATGAGATCGAGGCCATGCGCACCTTTATACTGATAGAGGCGGGTGCGTATAGTCCGTTGATAAAAATAATGATTTCACAGATGCTTGCTGCTGCAAATGCCGACTATTTTATTCCCGCCTATACTATAGAAGCCATTGCGGTAAAATCAAACGACGGGATGACTGATATTTTTAACGGCTGGGGCGGTGCGTATGTAAACAATGCGCTGGAAAAACATATCAACGAAATCTGTTCTCAGCTCAATGTGATGCCTGATGAATGGCGACTAAAAAACATGCAACATGCAGCTGTCAAACAATATCAAAATGCCAAAGCGAGTGCCGCTTCTGTTTTTTCCGACCTTCTAAAAACAGTATGTCAAAACTCCGATTTTTATCGAAAATACAATGTGTATAATTTTTTAAATTCTAAACGAGAAAAAAGGGATCCTCATGCTTGGAGAGGAACGGGTATTGCAATAGGGTTTCAATATAACGGAGTACAAGCGATTATCGATGAAGGCTTTACCTATGCAGTAGAAATAACCTTAGATACAAATAGTAAAATATACGTAAAAACCGATACTATTTCCGAAACAATGCAAAAAATTCTTAAAAAAGATATTGCAAAAAAATTGAGTGTTGAAGAAAATACTATTGTTTTTGAAGAAAAAGAAGCCTCTGCCGCTTCATTGATGACCGCTTCTGCGGAAATAATTATTATTCCCGACCTTATCGACAAATGTGTAAAAACAATTCAAGGACAGCGTTTTAGAAAACCTTTACCGATAACCGTACAAAAAAGATACAGAAAACCGCGTCGCGCAAAAACAAAAGACCAGGCGAAAGATGAGTCCTTTCTTTCAAAAACACCTGCAGCCTGTGCAATAGAACTCGAAATGGATCCTGTGTGCCAAGACATACAAGTAAAGGGAGTTTGGCTTGCTTGTATGCCCGGCGCGCTATATTCAAAACGGGCTGCTTTAACGGAAATTCATAAAAATATAATCACAGCGCTTTCAAAAGTGAATTCCGAAATTATTAGAAAAAAGACAGGAGTTATGCAAAACAATTCTATTATAAATGCAAAGGATATTCCGCCAATACATATTTACTTGCTTGAAAGTCAAAGCAAACCGCTTGGGACAAATATGATTGCCGAAGGAATTATTCATGCAGCCTATCTTTCCGCTCTAAGCCAAGTTTTAATAAATACGGAAAATCACTTAATAATCGCTCCGTCGCTTACGTCAAATGCTGACAACAACGAGCCGCTGGAGGAAACGGAAAATGAGAATTAA
- a CDS encoding (2Fe-2S)-binding protein, producing the protein MRINFKLNGTEIQMDANPHERLSDVLRREFNILSVKESYPYGENGSSTIILDGKAVPACMVPIFLAANTEIITLEYFQTQNEYKEIINAFKQAGVSLCGYCNTGKILTIYTLLQQNAYPSEEEIKDALSGIVCRCTCMDDIISAVKRIKPQRKKR; encoded by the coding sequence ATGAGAATTAACTTTAAACTAAACGGAACAGAAATTCAAATGGATGCGAATCCGCATGAGCGGCTTTCAGATGTCTTGCGGCGAGAGTTTAATATTCTATCGGTGAAAGAATCATATCCGTACGGAGAAAACGGTTCTTCCACAATTATACTTGACGGAAAAGCCGTTCCCGCTTGCATGGTTCCCATTTTTTTAGCGGCGAACACGGAAATTATTACCCTGGAATACTTTCAAACACAAAATGAATATAAAGAGATTATAAATGCTTTTAAACAAGCCGGTGTTTCTCTTTGCGGATATTGCAACACCGGAAAAATTCTTACCATTTATACCTTACTACAACAAAATGCGTATCCAAGCGAAGAGGAAATAAAAGATGCGCTTTCAGGCATTGTCTGCAGATGCACATGCATGGATGATATTATCTCTGCAGTTAAAAGAATAAAACCGCAACGCAAAAAGAGATGA
- a CDS encoding FAD binding domain-containing protein produces the protein MDKTSTIYLPRTMAELQSIIKNISNIHAIGGGTEFLRKQYRKNLYFPERIAVLKNIPELKSISKTERTIDFGAAASLQSIVDLGEKNIPQALYEALIYCANPAIRNLATIGGNIAKLRPQSSTLAVLASLDAKIEIRTAAETLWLPIIRFADPKFTDLRSKNHIITKIRISSEPWDYVFYKRIGGTVISKNSASFIFLVRLQKNIIYEMRLIFSNNKFIKNKEFNNLFIGRTVPISERDITVLIEKCTEFFPENTFQNNYLKNCFFNLIEDCLYKLI, from the coding sequence ATGGACAAAACTTCAACAATCTACCTGCCGCGAACAATGGCGGAACTTCAAAGCATTATTAAAAATATTTCTAACATACACGCAATTGGCGGCGGAACTGAATTTTTACGTAAACAATATCGAAAAAACCTCTATTTCCCTGAAAGAATTGCGGTATTAAAAAACATCCCCGAGTTGAAATCAATTTCTAAAACGGAAAGAACAATTGACTTTGGGGCAGCCGCTTCTCTGCAATCAATTGTTGATTTGGGAGAGAAAAACATTCCGCAAGCGCTTTACGAGGCGCTTATATACTGTGCAAACCCTGCTATCAGAAACTTAGCCACAATTGGCGGCAATATTGCAAAACTGCGGCCACAATCCTCTACGCTCGCAGTTCTTGCATCTTTAGATGCAAAAATTGAAATACGCACGGCTGCCGAAACTCTCTGGCTACCGATTATTCGTTTTGCAGACCCAAAGTTCACCGATTTGCGATCAAAAAATCACATTATTACCAAAATTCGTATTTCATCCGAGCCTTGGGACTATGTATTTTATAAAAGGATTGGTGGAACTGTCATTTCAAAGAACTCCGCATCTTTTATCTTCCTTGTTCGCCTCCAAAAAAATATTATATACGAAATGCGGCTTATTTTTTCAAATAATAAATTTATTAAAAACAAAGAGTTCAACAATCTTTTTATCGGAAGAACGGTTCCTATTTCCGAAAGAGACATCACCGTACTTATTGAAAAATGCACAGAGTTTTTTCCGGAAAATACTTTTCAAAACAATTATTTAAAAAACTGCTTTTTCAACCTCATTGAAGATTGTTTGTATAAATTAATCTAG
- a CDS encoding ribonuclease Z, with translation MNLEAFILGCGGMMPLPYRHLTSVLLRREGDLFLFDAGEGTQVSLRRLNLRWKKINVIFISHTHADHVTGLPGLLMLSSQVDRDDPLYIIGPPKIAEYVETSRRVLDMYINYEIIIKEITEPGVVYEQEDFHVRAFWLDHTKPCLGYTLEEFPRPGIFNPEAAQQLNVPCGPLWSKLQSGETVLSADGKEVSPAQVMGAARKGRKFSFVTDTKYLPSIAEEVKHSDFFVCEGMFEKGMEKDAAEKKHMTCTQAAKIAKDAEVKKMALIHYSPRYTDYELKKILKDAQEVFPATILSKDRMVIPIAYED, from the coding sequence ATGAATCTTGAAGCTTTTATTTTAGGTTGCGGTGGTATGATGCCTTTGCCATATAGGCATCTTACATCGGTGTTGTTACGTCGCGAGGGCGACCTTTTTTTGTTTGACGCGGGAGAGGGAACACAAGTTTCTTTGCGGCGGCTTAATCTTCGGTGGAAAAAAATCAATGTTATTTTTATCAGCCACACTCATGCAGATCATGTAACCGGTTTGCCCGGCTTGCTTATGCTGTCGTCGCAAGTAGACCGGGATGATCCGTTGTATATTATCGGTCCGCCGAAAATTGCGGAGTATGTTGAAACAAGCCGCCGTGTGTTGGATATGTATATCAATTATGAAATTATTATAAAAGAGATTACCGAGCCGGGTGTTGTGTACGAGCAGGAAGATTTTCATGTGCGCGCATTTTGGCTTGACCATACGAAACCTTGTTTAGGATATACGCTTGAGGAATTCCCGCGTCCGGGAATTTTTAATCCCGAGGCGGCACAGCAACTGAATGTCCCCTGCGGGCCGTTATGGTCAAAGTTGCAATCCGGCGAAACGGTGCTTTCCGCGGATGGCAAAGAAGTATCGCCAGCTCAGGTAATGGGAGCGGCGCGCAAAGGCAGAAAGTTCAGTTTTGTTACGGATACAAAGTATTTGCCGTCAATTGCAGAAGAGGTAAAGCATTCGGATTTTTTTGTCTGTGAGGGAATGTTTGAAAAAGGCATGGAAAAAGATGCTGCCGAAAAAAAGCATATGACCTGCACGCAGGCTGCAAAAATTGCCAAAGATGCGGAAGTCAAAAAAATGGCGCTTATTCATTATAGTCCGCGCTACACCGACTATGAGTTAAAAAAGATATTAAAGGATGCACAAGAAGTTTTTCCCGCAACGATTCTTTCAAAAGATAGAATGGTTATTCCGATAGCGTATGAAGATTAA
- a CDS encoding MiaB/RimO family radical SAM methylthiotransferase — MLTKQFFLDQHGCAKNQVDGELLIGILQQEGWVRAKSAETADIIIVNSCGFIEAAKLESIEAVISARSRYPNAKILLAGCLAERYAEEFQQELPEADAFFGNGDLSQLPKIVHQMITNTKKDYRPALVPEQKGISCGIRPEILNFPRSVFIKITEGCNHRCSFCAIPLIRGNLRSRPIEDCVQEIQQFIKSGCYEFNLIGQDLAAFQGSKKTAYNFGTKPQGSIKSIEQTFPKKQSGLAELLQAISALEGDFRVRLLYIHPDNFPLDILPIMTQDSRFLPYFDLPFQSGSANILHLMNRRGSAEKYLELADTIRNAFRKAKSPYKTTVFRTTFLTGFPGETDFDFEQTEDFLTNLKSLWSGAFVFSKEEGTKAEHLPAQVPKKLAEKRLRILQDLQTEITQESLQFFCGYETDILIEEIIENAEIDGDSKVAIGRAWFQAPEVDGAIVVNYTDEQRDRSGNPFAPGSIIKAKIIAPRGFDLEAVAL; from the coding sequence ATATTGACTAAACAATTTTTCCTTGACCAGCACGGCTGCGCGAAAAATCAGGTTGACGGAGAGCTCCTGATTGGAATTTTACAACAAGAAGGCTGGGTTCGTGCAAAATCCGCTGAAACAGCTGATATTATCATTGTCAATTCATGCGGCTTTATTGAAGCTGCAAAGCTTGAATCAATTGAAGCGGTAATTTCCGCGCGCAGCCGCTATCCGAATGCGAAAATCCTCCTTGCCGGTTGCCTTGCAGAACGCTATGCGGAGGAATTTCAACAAGAGTTGCCTGAAGCTGATGCCTTTTTCGGGAACGGAGATTTATCTCAACTACCGAAAATTGTGCATCAAATGATTACTAATACGAAAAAAGATTATCGTCCGGCGCTGGTGCCGGAGCAAAAGGGAATTTCTTGCGGAATTCGACCGGAAATACTGAATTTCCCTCGTTCGGTTTTTATTAAAATAACCGAAGGCTGTAATCATCGTTGCAGTTTTTGTGCAATTCCGCTTATTCGCGGAAACCTGCGCAGCAGACCGATTGAGGATTGTGTACAGGAAATACAACAATTTATTAAATCCGGCTGTTATGAGTTTAATCTGATTGGACAAGACTTAGCTGCTTTTCAGGGCAGCAAAAAAACCGCGTATAATTTCGGCACAAAGCCGCAAGGTTCTATAAAAAGCATTGAACAAACATTCCCGAAAAAGCAGTCGGGCTTAGCAGAGCTTTTGCAGGCAATTTCCGCACTGGAAGGCGATTTTCGCGTGCGACTTTTATATATTCACCCGGATAATTTTCCGCTTGACATCCTGCCAATTATGACACAGGACAGTCGCTTTTTGCCTTATTTTGATCTTCCTTTTCAATCGGGTTCGGCAAATATTCTGCATCTTATGAATAGACGAGGAAGCGCAGAAAAGTATTTAGAACTGGCGGACACTATCAGAAATGCTTTTCGTAAAGCAAAAAGCCCGTATAAAACAACTGTTTTCAGAACAACATTTTTAACCGGCTTCCCCGGCGAAACCGACTTTGATTTTGAGCAGACAGAAGACTTTCTCACAAATTTGAAAAGTCTTTGGTCGGGCGCTTTTGTTTTTTCCAAAGAAGAAGGCACAAAAGCCGAACATTTACCCGCACAAGTACCGAAAAAGCTTGCGGAAAAACGCTTACGTATATTACAGGACTTGCAAACCGAAATTACCCAAGAATCTCTACAGTTTTTTTGCGGCTACGAAACGGATATCTTAATAGAAGAAATAATAGAAAATGCTGAAATTGATGGCGATTCAAAGGTTGCCATTGGACGCGCATGGTTTCAGGCTCCTGAAGTTGACGGCGCGATAGTAGTCAATTACACTGACGAGCAGCGAGACCGCAGCGGGAATCCGTTTGCACCCGGCAGCATTATAAAAGCAAAAATTATTGCCCCACGCGGTTTTGACCTTGAAGCGGTCGCTTTATAG
- a CDS encoding helix-turn-helix domain-containing protein: MQDIGELLKIAREEKQIELEQAARETNIAKRYLEALETDEYSVFPGEPYILGFLRNYCEYLGLNADQFVTRYKQVKIQETSLPPEALLPQKKISIPKPFIKALIVCIILAIIGGCGYFIFLKISGHPKSKGEREKTSEVIATKREPAVYTIKEEKFEKQVFVGDTLLITAGETEYKVVVEKTSPDLYLDTPIGTQIIKLGESSLMDFNMDVHPDVQFSVEDIDIHNEKNGALIQVRTGKSIETHTDQSAITAQTDLTVSDQTGSAAGVKYKVLFEAGYAYPVTMNATFRGYCLFRFEVDKSRREERYYQKNEQLTVQANNGIRIWASNGNAVKLQIVAGGKTVDIEVSKQGEVIVKDLKWIKDDDGRFKFVVMDID; encoded by the coding sequence ATGCAAGATATAGGTGAGTTATTAAAAATAGCTCGAGAAGAAAAACAAATTGAATTAGAGCAGGCTGCAAGAGAAACCAATATTGCGAAACGCTATTTGGAAGCTCTTGAAACCGATGAGTACAGCGTTTTTCCCGGAGAGCCTTATATTCTCGGGTTTTTAAGAAATTACTGCGAATATTTGGGACTTAATGCAGACCAGTTTGTAACACGATATAAACAGGTAAAGATACAGGAAACTTCTTTACCGCCGGAAGCTTTACTACCTCAGAAAAAAATTTCAATACCGAAGCCGTTTATAAAAGCTTTAATCGTATGTATTATTCTGGCAATTATCGGCGGATGCGGCTATTTTATCTTTTTAAAAATTTCCGGACATCCAAAATCAAAAGGTGAAAGAGAAAAAACATCAGAAGTTATTGCAACTAAAAGAGAACCGGCTGTTTACACCATAAAAGAGGAAAAATTTGAAAAGCAGGTTTTTGTCGGAGATACCTTATTAATTACCGCAGGCGAGACGGAATATAAAGTTGTTGTTGAAAAAACTTCTCCTGATCTTTATTTAGATACTCCGATCGGAACACAAATTATCAAATTGGGAGAAAGCAGCTTGATGGACTTTAATATGGATGTGCACCCTGACGTGCAATTTTCGGTTGAAGATATTGATATTCATAACGAGAAAAACGGAGCTCTGATTCAGGTACGTACCGGAAAGTCAATTGAAACCCATACCGATCAGTCTGCCATTACCGCACAAACCGATTTAACTGTTTCCGATCAAACCGGAAGTGCTGCCGGCGTAAAATATAAGGTTTTATTTGAAGCGGGATACGCTTATCCTGTAACGATGAATGCAACTTTCCGCGGATACTGCCTTTTCAGGTTTGAAGTGGATAAATCAAGGCGTGAAGAACGATATTACCAGAAAAATGAACAGCTCACAGTGCAGGCGAATAACGGAATCAGAATTTGGGCATCAAACGGAAATGCAGTTAAACTGCAAATTGTTGCAGGCGGAAAAACGGTTGATATAGAAGTAAGCAAGCAGGGAGAAGTCATCGTAAAAGATCTTAAATGGATTAAAGATGATGATGGCAGATTTAAGTTTGTGGTAATGGATATTGACTAA
- a CDS encoding LolA family protein, protein MKKPQFFLIFSLYFIFALLGVFSQEITTAGVFFSSVSDRYKSISDYTANLTMTIGTTSRAQVMSGLVSFKRPNRLKIEFSNPAEQTIVFTGDTLTIYLPAYRVILSQTVDKSSSGGASLATPQGLSLMRSAYTIAYETGSSPVPLQEGSSEMVVILSLNRKTTVETFRTIRLMISPDTKLIRRVEAWPISGNKITFDFSNYRLNTGIPDTRFLYDAPQTANILNDFLFLE, encoded by the coding sequence ATGAAAAAGCCGCAATTCTTCTTAATTTTTTCTTTATATTTTATCTTTGCTCTTTTGGGAGTGTTTTCGCAGGAAATCACTACGGCAGGAGTTTTCTTTTCTTCTGTCTCTGATAGGTATAAATCAATCAGTGATTATACCGCAAATTTAACGATGACTATTGGAACAACTTCCCGAGCACAGGTTATGAGCGGACTTGTAAGTTTTAAAAGACCGAATAGGCTTAAGATAGAATTCTCTAATCCGGCAGAGCAAACGATTGTTTTCACCGGAGACACTCTTACCATTTATTTGCCCGCATATCGGGTTATTTTATCGCAAACAGTGGATAAAAGTTCAAGCGGCGGTGCGTCTCTTGCAACACCGCAGGGGCTTTCACTTATGCGTTCCGCATATACCATCGCTTATGAAACAGGTTCTTCTCCGGTTCCTTTGCAGGAAGGTTCTTCGGAAATGGTAGTAATTCTTTCTCTTAATCGAAAAACAACTGTTGAGACGTTCAGAACGATACGATTAATGATAAGCCCCGACACAAAACTTATTCGGAGAGTTGAAGCGTGGCCGATTTCCGGAAATAAAATCACGTTTGATTTTAGCAATTATCGCCTTAATACGGGGATCCCCGATACACGGTTTTTATACGATGCACCTCAGACGGCGAATATTTTAAATGATTTTTTATTTCTTGAGTAG
- a CDS encoding phosphotransferase enzyme family protein, with product MSTVIEDFNTIVSAFQIEGELLTAKPFGNGHINDTILSEFKTGTGIVHYIHQKINTSVFPQPEQVIENIALVTAWIREKLVQANADDIDRKTLTLIPARDGSLFYKSSRQGFWRTYSFIEESRCIEKIETANQAFVLGAAVGNFQNMLADYNKKPLHTTIKDFHNMRFRYHQLETAIRRDPAGRASSVQKEIAFLLARKNAMMVLTNALEKGLVPERIIHNDTKLNNLLFDAKTGAVLCLIDLDTVMPGTVLFDTGDMIRTACTTAEEDAPEDTVAFNTEFYAALIEGYVSSACSFLTEYEKSLIPVSGKVLTTIMAVRFLTDYLNGDVYYRITRPQHNLDRSRNQIALLKCMEKIIPDF from the coding sequence ATGAGTACTGTTATAGAAGATTTTAATACGATTGTATCCGCTTTTCAAATTGAGGGGGAGCTGCTTACCGCAAAGCCCTTCGGCAACGGGCATATTAACGATACCATTCTTTCGGAGTTTAAAACCGGCACGGGGATTGTGCACTATATTCATCAAAAAATAAACACGTCTGTTTTCCCGCAGCCGGAGCAGGTAATAGAAAATATTGCGCTTGTTACTGCGTGGATACGGGAAAAGCTGGTGCAGGCAAACGCCGATGATATTGACAGAAAAACATTGACCCTTATTCCGGCAAGGGACGGAAGCCTTTTTTACAAAAGCTCCCGGCAAGGATTTTGGCGCACGTATTCTTTTATCGAAGAAAGTCGCTGCATAGAAAAGATTGAAACTGCGAACCAAGCCTTTGTGCTCGGTGCCGCCGTTGGAAATTTTCAGAATATGCTTGCCGATTATAATAAAAAACCGCTTCATACCACCATCAAAGATTTTCACAATATGCGGTTCAGATATCATCAGCTGGAAACCGCAATACGGCGCGATCCTGCGGGAAGAGCTTCTTCCGTGCAGAAAGAAATCGCATTTTTACTTGCACGTAAAAATGCGATGATGGTTCTTACCAATGCTTTGGAAAAAGGATTGGTGCCCGAACGTATTATCCATAACGATACAAAATTGAATAACCTTCTTTTTGATGCAAAAACCGGAGCGGTGCTTTGCCTTATCGACCTTGATACGGTTATGCCCGGAACTGTGCTTTTTGACACCGGCGATATGATCCGCACCGCCTGCACCACCGCCGAAGAAGATGCGCCCGAAGATACAGTTGCATTTAATACTGAATTTTATGCCGCACTGATCGAAGGCTATGTATCTTCGGCATGCTCTTTTTTAACCGAATACGAAAAAAGCCTTATACCGGTTTCGGGAAAAGTTTTAACTACCATAATGGCGGTGCGTTTTTTAACCGATTATTTGAACGGCGATGTGTATTACAGGATAACCCGCCCGCAGCACAACCTTGACAGAAGCCGCAACCAGATCGCCTTGCTGAAATGTATGGAAAAAATTATTCCCGATTTTTAA